GTTTCTCTATATTTCCTGTGATAAAATCCTGAGGTTTTTGCGATATTCTTGTGCATATTGAATAAGTGGTTCacctgaaaattagccggtgcATTATCGTGGTGCAGCTACATTTTCAGAAGCACTAACTATCCGAGCCAAGAAAGAGATTCTCTCATCAATGTCGCGTCGAATCCAGAAAGGCGACACATTTCGCGATGATAAAACTCGCATCAAGGAAATCTCTAATTATTAATTTGCCAGCCGTTTATTAGTCCTCGAATAAATAACGGAGAACCGTAGAAAGCTGCTCACCTTCGGCTGGAGGTTTTGAATCAGGCTAATGACAATCGCGATAAGAATTCCCGCGCGTCGTTGTGTACGGAGAAGCTTTGCTTCTTAGATTGTTCTTTATCGGCCATTGTCCGACAGATCGGTTGATCGTGGAACGAATTTACTGTTACGTAAAACGCGATCGGTCGGTCGCTTCGGGGGGAGATCGGATCAAACGATAGCGTACAAATACAATTTCTTAACGGGACAATCGGCCGGCGGCGTTCTGAAAATCGCTCGGTGATTCCTGATTGTGCAAGGTTGAATTTTAACGCGCAgcgatgaatattaattatcatgAATATGATTAAAACACAGCCCGGAGTGCTGTCGGGTCTGCACGGCCATTAACATTGTGGTAACATGTTGTATTAATTCGATGGACACGGTCGTCCTACGAATTTTATTACGGCAACGTCACTACGTAAGTCTTTTTTCTTGACACTTCCAAGAATGGAAGTGGCATGCAGTGAATCGGACAAGTATACTCCAACACTGAAAAATTGATAACTTTTCTAAAACGAAAGTTTTAAAGTCATTAGTGTCAATGTATTAGTTAgttaaataactggttacaaaataaaggtacaCAAATTAGgcgatatatttttcttagtggaaacagaaacagacaGAAAGACGAAAGTCGGAAAACcgattaatcagacaatatagggatggatataaagttaaatgaaaagaaacgtaGAACTTTCGagataaaagataaaagaagGTGTTGCTTTAATTTTGTGTTTTTAAAgagtgataaattattttttaattattgaattattattttcatttttgaccTTGGAAGAAGGGCATATAATAAAGGgctaaaatttatgaaatataacgtAGTCCCTTGTAGATTATGTAGACATCCTTAGAACACTGTTAGATACCCTTTGAACTAGTTTCCCCTAATGTGTATATTAACCccctgtcctatgatttctttcataactctGTCCGTTGAGATAACTTTGTCATTATTAATTTGTCAGAAGACAAAGAAAAGTTCTCAATTCATCTATATCCACCTTTATTTCAGAACacagcaataaataaaagaaaaaaagtattcAAGTAGAACCTGTTAAGCCGTTCATACAAACGGCGGCAATAAGCACGCGCTGAACAAACGAACATCATCTTAGACGCGTCCACTCTCgcgtatttttcttttgtttatacttCACTTGTTTTTCACGCGTTCCCTCTTGTTACTGTGTATCGTCGCATGGTCGGTCTAACGTGCATCGTGGTTTCTCTCCTCATCAAAACCCTAAATTATCGAACaacatttaatttctataaCTTACTCTTGAGAACTTCCTCACGAGTCTGATACAGTTTCTTCCACacttgctgcaaaagtttcgggaaagAATGAGAAAAGTCACAAATCAGTCTGAaataatggttttattgtttttcaaaatatttttcttcgacaTTGATACGTTTTCCATTGTATTGCGTCAGCACTTTCAAATAAACAACAACAAATAACTGAATAACAAAGGATTCGAATCTTTTGCAGCATGTACGTACGGAAAGGAGTTCAAGGTGCctataagttttatttcaacTCATACAATAcagaaattgtttttaaaaaatgtaatcctatgtcacaatttttacataGATGAAACTTGTAGGAACCTCGATGTCGAGATAGATTGCCTTGAATTCTTCGCTACCAAAGATAAGTCGTATCGTCATGGAATTGAACAATTagtcaaaaactatataacataactataaataataataaataaaactaaccatAGAATCAAATCACCTACATTTCGACAATTAACCTTTGTTGATTACTGTTATATGTATTTCTGAAGTTTTGAGAATAAAAACGCGCGAACTTATCACTCATTCTAATAGGTATATTAACAGAATAACATCGagcatttttttcattaaaattctcgcAAGCAGAGTAGCTTTTTGCTCTCTAACCTAACTTGAGCACAACCTGACAAAGGCAAAGGATCGATATAATGAGTGAAAGCGGGAtagacttcaaagcgatgccgtaATCGTCAaacataaacatgcaatgaagaaaattttaattgtgataattttaaccttactttCTCAAATGTAGCACCGATGGGTCATTGAAATTTTGCTGATTAATATAAGTCCAATCAGGACGTAATTCGGACTaattttaccgacttaatgtaattaatgaaattaaaggttcattccccgaaatagataaaactagaccgatttacatcgtgtttgaactcattttaatcagaagaatcttaATAAACTATTGGTACTACATTTGAAGAGGTAAGACTGAATgtactgaaattgaaattttcatcactgcACGATTATTGGTTACGTTCGCAGCAACTTATTGAAGTGTGCCTGTTTCCCTTATGCTCATTGTATTCATATTCTGTCCCTGCCTGCTGAAATCACGTTAACTGAGTTCGAGACAGTGAGTAGTTGAGAATAGTGAGGAtgattcgttaaaatttaaccgagcagattcCTTTAAAATTTAACCAAGTATCACTGTATTGACTGTTTTAGTTACTAGATACACCCTATATTACAATAGTCCACGTTTTTCCACCATCACTTCAACCTGGAAATTCTAAACAACTGAGCTGTAATTCCTTTTTAAAgatcactttcatttattttataattttgattccGTATCTTTTTACAGCCGATGTAAAAAaagttttactttttatttgtacacggtgaaattaattaaatataattttcataactttttagaaacaattaatttatcaaaaatgtgtatttaatattaaagatgTAAATTCTGGATAAACCATTTTTCTTAcacaaattgttattttataatgtatattttaaacataatatttagaTAAACGTATGGTAATGTAACGGtgagaaaattttatattttaattaaaatatcatgaatattaatagtataattgttaataatataatacatagatAAAGTTTTGGTAAGCGTAAATAGTGAagcaagaaaaggaaactaaaatatattaattgactaaaatgtataataatattactagaaagctatatattacatttcaagAAACGCCAGCATTTGTTCTTGAGAGTATAAAAAAAGCGAACTGGTGACTAGATCAGAAATAATCTTTATGATATTTAATCGCGCATAAGAAGCATATAATAGTCACTTTCTAACATAAGACCGCGGTTAAAACCGCAGACGGAACGTTCACCTTCTGTAAAATCGAATACCTGATCTATCCTTCATCTACTTGTTAATTTATTGCTAATCATTCACCTCGACTACGGTAATCGCAATTTCTTTACaggttttatcatttttataaatactcaTAACAAAATCCAAACATGTGTATACACATTTTTTTATCAATACAATGTTCGTATTAAATTACTCTAAATAATATCTTTTCATGgaagttctttatttttatatacagaatattgcaaatctaagataataatttaataatttaaggtttgatttttttaaattataatttaataatgtaaagtaatataatttaagagCTGTTAAAGTATTTAACCAATATTTTCTAACACAATGTTCaatttctatgtagttttatagaatgaTATTTTAAAGCATGTACTATCGTCATTTAATCAGATTACCGTTGAGTAGAGTTGGAAAATCAATTGACTACAAACAAATTGTCGTGTATGATAACACATACGCAACGAAAGCAGATAGGTTAACAGCACTACTTTGTTCAAGAGTTTACATTTCGAACAGTAGTGATTGTGAATCGAATGTCCACGTGAACTGTATACTGGGTGTATTCAGTAACTGAAACAGACTATAATTCTGTTCTtattgaaattaagaaaaaatcaTAAAGGTAATCTTTACcatattttataagttttattatggTGTAATAGGTaccattttttcataaattcattGATACAGTtacgaagaataatattcaatgttgtcCAAATACTTTGACATATTAAAAGTACTACCttgctattttattttctaacagcgttttcactcaatattcaaaaTAAGTATAGTACCCCTTAATGTTTCTTACGGAAAATAACACGaagaaaatatgtatgtaaaaaaacatagagtttcattttaaaacattGCAATTGCActacaaaactacgtaaatgCTTTTTTCACATACTTCCATGCGATTTTCTCTAACTTTAATAGGAACAAAGTTACAACCTGTCCCAGATACTACATTCCACCGCGTATACACTTAACGTGAAATAGTAAAATAGGTTTTGATTCATTTATTgtgtcaaaatatataaataagaattatactatttaaataGACAGTCATaatgatttcttaatttcttatcCAATATCAAAATAAGTTCAAAAAGATATACAGTAGCATATAAAAGCATTCCAACGATTACAGTTACAGGTTTTAACGTGTGAAGTATGTGTAttgaattaagaattttaaaaacagaattaattataatttttaagcaGTAAAAAATCATCTGCAATCCACTTGTACGATTCGTATGTCCTTACTTGCTTATTCCTTTTCGGATAGTTAAtagttataatttaaaaaaaagtatttcaatatCAACTTTAGCATAAATtttacaaagctatataaatctattttttacaatataggAAAAGATTTTATCATGCGTTAAATTTGACTCACATCAGCTCCAATCGTTTTCTGTCGTTCGATTTGACTAATTTCGATATTTAAATACgcaacattattattttacattataacaTAATTAAGATTTCACaattaatgaaatgaataatatttttctttcataacGTAATAAAGTGAGGAAGGTTTTTAGGATCTTATCTTTTTTAATAGAACAGTGGCGTTTTACAACCCTTATTGGAAACTCTGAAGAAATATTCCACTGGTACTGCATTATCAGAGAAGCATTACTATATGTAACcatcattaatgacaaaataattaaatatatgtctccaaatattaattcaatttcttaaGAATCTGCTAAATCTGtagtaacatttatttacaacactgtgggtacttaaaactattaaacaaacctttaaataacaataaggaTAGACCAAAAACTTATTcacatattcatttatttctgtaaatacatacatatgttgAAGACATGACCATGAAGAATCAAGAAGGTAATATATCTGTCCTATATCTGTCGGGCGTCATAAATGTCTCATTCTTAAATGACTCCACCTAGTCTTATAAACCGGATTTAAGCAActtatttataagaattctaGCAAACTCTCTGCTCTCATCGTTTcgcttaaaatttctttatatggAAACAGAAACTTAATTTGTCATATAACATATCCGCATTTTTCAATGTGATCAATtctcgttttattatttcttgtataaaaataatttactgtacagtttttAGACTGAAAAGTTAATCATAAAATTTGTTCTAACTTTAAtcacaataaatgaaaataattaaacaatcttctgcaataaactaaaaaagtttattttatttgaatgcatTTTAAATATTGCTTATAAGCAAGAATTTTTGTAAGTGGACTATTCAGATGGTTTCAAGActtcttttatatatatgtcATGATGGTAAAGATGTACTGTTTGTAACGAAGTAAAAACGTAATTAGGACACACTAAGaagtataacaaaattattgaaacatatatatttttgaaacattgtgtttacaaaaaaatgtcatcaaatagtaatttaatttttcaatttatttaagttattaatttgattgaaaactaaaaaggaaaacatttgttattgcaagaaacttaaaatattgatcaatgatataatttcaaaaatatagttACAAAAATATCTTGCTCATATAGTGTTTTCTAAATATGTAACTGGTATTAAAAGTAAAGATTCTAAagctaaaataattttttcgatACATACTATATAATGGAATGATTTTGTAAGACAAAATAAGGTGAAAATCAAGGGTAACAAactacataataatttcaatttcaattcctgtttctttttcaatttcaacacTGTCCACTAAATGTCATAACCATTTCTCTTCATCGCTCTCAGtgattaagaaatttaattaaaaaaaaaaaagacttaagaaatttattgagtcttaaggggggaaatacctttagaaccttaaaaaatcgcaatattttttttttctataggatgttagtataacatcttaaggctatggtgccaaagttttaaagcgaaattcggAGCCCTTCTGATGCTATTGGGAATCATAGGCGGTAGCCCaccgcaggtatatattcacgcgctagaagcggaggacccgcctttcataattcccgcctttcaatcattgtaaacatgttactttactTTTTTTGCGTTatagaagaaaaattatcatacagccggcttcgaaatattaaaaaaacaaaaaacctcggtggaaaaggcaagctgactgatgcgcttatcaggaaactcaccgcatactatggcttagccatacgaagaaatattcatagtgtggaaaatatgaagaaagctataatggcctcgtattatcacttatgctccACCAATGAAAATCCTAGGCACGAATACTGCCCGGTAGGAAATGAcagctggtgcaagtggcagaaagctctagcaacaggagcaaatttggaccttatagaacatcctgcaTCACTGCATCCAGACGCGCAGAAGCACATCCTaccaatttacgaagatttatctgaagagAATCTACTTGAGAGGTGCTTGGGCGGACATACTCAGGAcaataacgagagtttcaactCAACTGTTTGGCGGTTCGCTCTAAAGCACCTGCactcaggaataaaaattatcgaaattgcagcatatttggcagctggcttacttaacgaaggatatgcttcagttttaagaactatgagtgctttgaatactgtatttggaaaacaagcaaaaacatacgccgacaaaatcgacgaacagagaGTAATTCGACAGGAGCGACGCACCTCATTAACTACCAAAGATGCTCGAAAAGCAAGAAGAGAGCAACGTCTGGAGGAAAATCAGCTCTACGAGGAAACAGAAAGAATATTGTATGGCGCAGGAATCACAGACTAGCTgctaagtcattgaaattattgagttatcacttatcgaaactttgaacatgtttatctcaaaactacattttcgaaatcggtggaaccaataactcaaaaactactcaatcaatcttgctgaaattttgcacacatatctataacaatattttcttctatatgaacctaaaaatatgaaataaattgtaaataaaagtacctttttggtgcaaaataaaatttaaattctgtttaaacgcgtgccattttttcaattttcaatatttttcactttttttaggTTCACCTACAAACTGTAAAtgttagttatcgaaatatgtcttgctggtttgtttcaaatcaatgtagCCAATGTTAGAGCTTACACCATTTAATAAGTCGCACCACAACCTTCCCGAAAAACAGGAACATAACTgcgccatttttaaatattttgaaaaacaaaaaatgcgttgtaatagagaaagaatataataaatgataaccaaagtatcaaaaatgtaaaacaatcctttccttcacaaaaaaattcataaagataagctcgttttcatccgtctaaTGAAAGTCATATGATTATTTCCTGCATTCTTTGCAGGAAATGATTCTATGAACTATCTCTAGCAAAATGatacagttttctattattCACATCtaacttctataaatattctttaaacagACCGGAACACACATTACCGACcaaatttcacaaatatttttcaatgtatttttGATATTAAGGATTTAGACAGCATCTAAAATCTAATAAACGTATTGAAGCAGCAATGCAAGGTTTTCAGTAAAAATTCTTCgggtttcgattttcttatttcgcaactattgatattttaaaaatggtaaatatacgaaatgacTTCAAAactaaatagcttcacttgagtgctataatgaatatatgaagaaaccaaaaaaatgtatacttacaatttttgtaagcattacatatcaatcatattaaacgcttggtagttccagtattaatatcacaatatacagttgaataacttttatttataagtttCGCCACTTTCTTGTAagatttttcttctttataaaactttactaTCAACTTATGCTCTTACTAATTCcagaatttcagaaattcaaatCATGCCTTAACATAAACTAACACGTTACAATCACGTTAGGTGCTGAATTTACGTCGcgtcattttataaattaagaatTCTGTGATCAATTTATGCGGCATATTTTTACGCGGTAGTATTTATGCACGATTTTAATTTACGCGAtgtgaatttagtaacaccaaataaaatgtattcttGTTTTCTGaaacgtcattattattatttcttttgtttagccGTGTGAAATaagtatgtatttttaaaacttataccagtttTTCTTTCCGATATTCTGTTTTTTCTTGTATCGACAGATTCTATTTACGTAAACTCTATTATTTACTCTATTCgcataaaacgaatccacgtagAAAGAATGTTCACATAAATCGTGGGTCAGgtgtatttcttattttcttactCGTATATATCCTggcaaattttcatttaactttaattaTAGATTCTTCAGATTTCAATCTTTCGTCTGTTACATTATTACAGTTTATATATGAAGATTACACGGATAGTTGTAAGATACCCTGTAC
This genomic window from Nomia melanderi isolate GNS246 chromosome 9, iyNomMela1, whole genome shotgun sequence contains:
- the LOC143174901 gene encoding uncharacterized protein LOC143174901 codes for the protein MTMKNQEEEKLSYSRLRNIKKTKNLGGKGKLTDALIRKLTAYYGLAIRRNIHSVENMKKAIMASYYHLCSTNENPRHEYCPVGNDSWCKWQKALATGANLDLIEHPASLHPDAQKHILPIYEDLSEENLLERCLGGHTQDNNESFNSTVWRFALKHLHSGIKIIEIAAYLAAGLLNEGYASVLRTMSALNTVFGKQAKTYADKIDEQRVIRQERRTSLTTKDARKARREQRLEENQLYEETERILYGAGITD